From a single Fusobacterium ulcerans ATCC 49185 genomic region:
- a CDS encoding NADH-quinone oxidoreductase subunit NuoF: MNCNKKILICGGTGCLSSKSDEIKKNLEKYIAEYNVKDIEVVLTGCFGFCEKGPIVKIVPENTFYIEVKPEDAEEIIKVDIVNGEKIERLLYIDPKTEERIHDSKDMEFYQKQERRALKNCGVIDPENIDDFLKNDGYKGIEKVLKTMSNRDVIKEIFASGLRGRGGGGFLTGIKWEIASNIEDEQKYIVCNADEGDPGAFMDRSILEGDPHSVIEGMMIAGYAIGATKGLVYIRAEYPLAIHRLSVAIEAARKNGFLGKNILGSDFEFDIELKFGAGAFVCGEETALIHSMEGRRGEPTSKPPYPAEKGFWNKPTVVNNVETLVNVPGILLHGKEWFREVGTEKSPGTKVFALAGKINNVGLVEVPMGISLREIIFEIGGGIKDNKKFKAVQTGGPSGGCLTEKDLDTPIDFDTLSKKGSIMGSGGMVVMDEDDCMVAIAKFFLEFTLDESCGKCTPCRVGNTRLYEMLDKITQGRGTLEDLHLLQELSEGIKATSLCGLGQTSANPVLSTLAQFYDEYVEHVVDKRCAAGACQKLITYSITDKCIGCTACARVCPIDAITGTVKHRHEINNEICIKCGACYETCKFGAIVKL, translated from the coding sequence ATGAACTGCAATAAGAAAATTTTAATATGTGGTGGAACAGGTTGCTTATCGTCTAAAAGTGATGAGATAAAGAAAAATTTAGAAAAATATATAGCTGAATACAATGTGAAAGATATAGAAGTAGTACTTACTGGATGTTTTGGTTTTTGTGAAAAAGGGCCAATAGTTAAAATAGTACCTGAAAATACTTTTTATATTGAAGTAAAACCAGAAGATGCAGAAGAAATAATTAAAGTTGATATAGTAAATGGGGAAAAAATAGAAAGATTACTTTATATAGATCCTAAAACAGAAGAACGTATTCATGATTCTAAAGATATGGAATTTTATCAAAAACAAGAAAGAAGAGCTCTTAAAAATTGTGGAGTTATTGACCCTGAAAATATAGATGATTTTTTGAAAAATGATGGATATAAAGGAATTGAAAAAGTTTTAAAAACTATGAGCAACAGAGATGTAATAAAAGAAATATTTGCTTCTGGACTTAGAGGAAGAGGTGGAGGAGGATTCCTTACTGGTATTAAATGGGAGATTGCCTCTAATATAGAAGATGAACAAAAATATATTGTATGTAATGCTGATGAAGGAGACCCAGGAGCATTTATGGATAGATCTATACTGGAAGGAGACCCCCATTCAGTAATAGAAGGGATGATGATAGCAGGATATGCTATTGGAGCTACAAAAGGTTTGGTATATATCAGAGCTGAGTATCCTTTGGCTATTCACCGATTATCAGTTGCTATTGAAGCAGCGAGAAAAAATGGATTCCTAGGAAAAAATATACTGGGAAGCGATTTTGAATTTGATATTGAATTGAAATTTGGAGCAGGAGCATTTGTATGTGGAGAAGAAACAGCTCTTATCCATTCAATGGAAGGAAGAAGAGGAGAACCTACTTCTAAACCACCATATCCAGCAGAAAAAGGATTCTGGAATAAACCTACAGTTGTAAATAATGTAGAAACTCTAGTAAATGTACCAGGAATACTTTTACATGGGAAGGAATGGTTCAGAGAAGTTGGAACTGAAAAATCTCCAGGAACAAAAGTATTTGCTTTAGCAGGAAAAATTAATAATGTAGGACTTGTTGAAGTTCCTATGGGAATAAGTTTAAGAGAAATAATATTTGAAATAGGTGGAGGAATTAAAGATAATAAGAAATTCAAGGCAGTACAAACAGGAGGACCATCTGGTGGATGTCTGACTGAGAAAGATCTTGATACTCCAATAGATTTTGATACTTTAAGTAAAAAAGGTTCTATCATGGGATCTGGAGGAATGGTAGTAATGGATGAGGATGACTGTATGGTTGCCATTGCAAAATTCTTCTTGGAATTTACTCTTGATGAATCTTGTGGAAAATGTACACCTTGCAGAGTCGGAAATACAAGACTTTATGAGATGCTTGATAAAATAACTCAAGGAAGAGGGACATTGGAAGATCTTCATCTTCTGCAGGAGTTATCAGAAGGAATTAAAGCAACTTCTCTATGTGGATTGGGACAAACATCTGCTAACCCAGTTCTTTCTACATTAGCTCAATTCTATGATGAATATGTTGAGCATGTAGTAGATAAGAGATGTGCTGCTGGTGCATGTCAAAAACTTATAACATATTCTATTACAGATAAATGTATTGGATGTACAGCTTGTGCTAGAGTGTGTCCAATAGATGCTATTACAGGTACAGTAAAGCATAGACATGAGATAAATAATGAAATCTGTATAAAATGTGGAGCTTGTTATGAAACTTGTAAATTCGGTGCAATTGTAAAACTATAA
- a CDS encoding complex I 24 kDa subunit family protein: MICKDNIGFKELKSYISTFEDKKSSLIIVLHKAQEIFGYIPAEVQEFIAEELEVPVAKVYGVVSFYNFFSMEPKGKYQISVCTGTACYVRGAGKVLESLEKELDIEVGGVTKDGLFSLDCLRCVGACGLAPVVIVGKEVHGKVKPTDIKKLIEGYMEKERQENA, from the coding sequence ATGATATGTAAAGATAATATTGGGTTTAAAGAACTAAAGAGTTATATATCAACATTCGAGGATAAAAAAAGTTCTCTTATTATAGTTTTGCATAAAGCTCAAGAAATTTTCGGATATATTCCAGCAGAAGTTCAAGAGTTTATAGCTGAGGAACTGGAAGTTCCAGTAGCAAAAGTATATGGGGTAGTAAGTTTCTATAACTTCTTCTCTATGGAACCAAAAGGAAAATATCAAATATCTGTTTGTACAGGAACAGCATGCTATGTTAGAGGAGCAGGAAAAGTTCTGGAAAGTCTTGAGAAAGAACTTGACATAGAGGTGGGAGGAGTTACAAAAGATGGACTTTTCTCTCTTGATTGCTTAAGATGTGTTGGGGCATGCGGATTGGCACCAGTAGTTATCGTTGGGAAGGAAGTTCATGGAAAGGTAAAACCGACTGACATAAAAAAACTAATTGAAGGATATATGGAAAAGGAAAGACAAGAGAACGCTTAA